The following nucleotide sequence is from Corylus avellana chromosome ca7, CavTom2PMs-1.0.
AGCTCAGGATTCTGTTAGGCTGGTCATCAAACAGGTACTTGTCCAAGCTTCCATTCGGCATGAACTCATACACAAGTAGTAGATCACCTTGCCGACGACACCAGCCCACCAATTGAACCAAATTTCTATGACGAAGACGGCCAATACTAGCAACCTCCGACACGAATTCTTGCAAACCTTGCTTTGAATCATGGGAAATACGCTTGACAGCAACTTGGGTGTCTGAGTTTGGCAGAGTTCCTCTGTAAACTCGACCGAACCCACCAGACCCAATTAGCTCTTTGTCTTTGAAACCCCCTGTTGCTTTCTTCAGCTCCTTGTAAGGATATCTATGCGGACCAATATCATGCTCCCATGCCTCAACCACATCAGCCTTCTTTTTCCTCCTGACGATGTAAAACGTCAAAGCAATCCCCAAAATCACAGCCAAAGCACCTGAAACTGAGACACCAACAATTAATCCCGTGTGATTCTTTTTGGTACTCCCAGTGGGGAGCTGAGGGAGTTTATCTAAATAAAGATTGTTAGCATCTCCATTCACGTTGAAGCTCCAGCCCAGGATATAATGCGAGCTCGCGTCCGAACCAGTTGAAGCAGAAAACCCGATGTACATGGATTCTTGAAGAATATCCGAGAGGTTCACGTTATAGGACAAGAGTACAGACCTGGGTCTAGCTGAATCCGCCGAAACCTTTACATCTAATTGATTCGTCTGCGAATTATATTCCACCCAAGCCTGAATTACGCGACCACTGTTCAAGTCGAGGTCTGCCTTCCTCGTATCACTACCCATAAATTGCACAGCCCGAACAGATTTGTTCGATACTACGCTATTGATGTCGACGCCGACATGGTTGTCATCGAGGTCATTCAACTCCGGGTCCTTGAAAGTGTCCAATTCGATCGCAAGTATGTGGTTTGAGAAGTTCCCATCATCGCTGGCGTTGAATAGGCCGAGATAAGGGCCCGGAGCGGCCCCGGGAAGCTCTTTTGTGGGAGAGATTGTGAAAGCGAGGCCCTCGCCGCGTGCCCCATGCTCGGTGATTATAGCAAAAGCGAATGCGGTGGAGAAGGACATGACTCCGCCGCTGGAGTTCTTGAATTGGATTGGATATGAATAAAACGCGTGGCCGACAGCTTGGAGCGAGCCGTTTGTTAGACGAAGCACGCCATTGTTCTCAAACGCTGCAACGCCGTTTAAGCTCATGTTGTTTCTTGCAGCACTAGTGATAAACCCGTCGCTGAATCCGCTCAGCAAGAGTCCACCATCGTTTAGATCAGATTTTACTGggtataagaaaagaaagaagaccCAGAGAGGGATGAGCCTTTCAGCAGCCATGCGAGAGAAAAAGAACTGATGAGCTTTCTGAAGCAAAAGCAGAGGAAAGTGCTGTGTATTATATGATGAGAATTGCGACTCTTATACAAAggatttttacaaaaaaaatccttacaaacacatgtttttttgtccttttccttGCCACATGTGTTtgtaagggatttttttttaaaaaaaaaaaaaaaaaaaaaattgaaaaaatcctCGTAGATCACTCCCAAACTCTAGCTCATTTTCTTCCtttatgtttaagaaaaatttcaaaaaaattcgaagccctaaatataactaatattaAAGGGTATTTACAATGTTTTTCAATGTATTGAGAAACACTATAAATGCcaaatgcattattaaattataaaaaattaattctctctcatctttccTTCATATGTCCAAGcaattctctcttctcttttctctctcattggttgcaatgataaaaagaagTAGTATTTTATTCATATAAggaaaaatgatgaaatttattgtgaagtgttttttatagggaattaaaaattagttttattccctaaattgagagaaaatggtTGAAAAGCTGCTGCTAATACTTTTAGGGctcgtttgggagtgcgatttcaataagtgcgattttaaaaattacgtttttaaaatcgcacaggcgtttggtaaaacatactaaaaagtacttttttttatcaattgagtgtttggataacattaacatataattgcagtttcatgaccaaattaccaataaggatgaacaagacagagaggatgaagaaaaaaaaaaaaaaaaaggaagggttttaatatattttaggtgggtattcttggtatttttttcatccCCGTTCTAAAAAAAGTAACTATTGccccaaatatctttttaatagaaatcgtgattttgttttaaattcgcactttttcaaataaacatcctctaatcagcttatggaaatcgcagatttttttgcgattttaaaatttgcgtttttaaaatcgtaatcccaaacaccctgctgcgatttggtttaaaatcgcagattatttttttaaaaacgcactcccaaacgcacccttagtgTAGCAATtctcttagagcattctcaagagaattcaatcttgaccgttgattcaactacagcatacatgctgttattttaataacagcatggaAGCCGGATCCTCTCAGCAGCTTCCTTATCATTTTCTCTGTATTTAAGAAtctaaactactttttgcttccctatgtcaaaataTACCTTAATAGCTTCTcttaatcattctctatatcattaaaatatttatctttttaattatattatatatatgagaggagagatgagagagaattgtgagacatgagaggagagaggagagaagagagaacatcatttattttattttattttaataattataatgatTGCAATAGTGAAATCCAAAACATTGGGTTTCATTGTAACAATCCTAATGTTTagaattcattttaaaaaatatgttgtgagatttttttataattttttagacatatttcttaaatttaagaaacaaACTCCCTTACGATGAATCTGTTGGAAATAAGATGCCATTATGACGGGCAATGAGTGAaatgttttttgaaattgttttgtctcatttttgtttttgtaaattgGAAGGTCAGTTGCACCAAAAAAGATGGTGCAAAGAGGACGTGTGGTACTTGATTTCACATGGGAATCCAACACCAACCCATAATTATGTCCTTTTGTTTTTAGCAAAATATCATTCAATATAAATCTAAGAATAAAAATGATCATGATAAGGATGAGGATCAGGACGGtttcattttaagtgaaattaagacaaattattttatgattaagaTTAGAGTTTatatatttaacagtgtaaaCACATGGTGAATATATTATCCcaacatttaaattttttaaataatgtgacatcaACCAcgctatatatattattagggGCGTGCGCACTtaggaaaaatatttaacaatatCATTTTCACGTCACACATGACATTATAGCCCTAAATCGTTCCAAAATGTTTCGGGgctaaaatataatatatttttcctataaGTTTGTTATgcctaataaaatttaaaaagaaaacaaaagactaaagaaaactaaaaaaaaaaactgaaaaaaaaaaaaacttttaaaagaaTGAAGGTGGTAGAGAGGTCCCGGGGTGCGGGGTTCAGCCACCCTGAAGACATTTTTGGGAGTGACATAAGAGTTTTTGGAGCAATTTGGgacaaattattaaattatcacttatctaaaaaatttaaatagataaaaaatgataaacttaatcctttaaattatattatatcactTCCCCTACCCGTACAATCATCCTAGATTTTTTGCCCTCCTTTTTTATCTCCACCTATCAATTATCATCTCGAAGGCTCACAGTTCTCCTTGGCAGGCATGCATGCCATGGTGCTCTGACTTTAACTTTACATACCACTACTGGAGTTTTTGGAGCTGTTTATGAGCAACTTGCTTAACTTTACCTACCGGCTACCACTACTTGTATAGTAAAATACAATAAACTCgtatgataattaattttttttaaaaaaaatacatataatccGTTGATGTTAACAGCTCTAATTAAGATTAATATATAGGCTGGCAGGCTCACTGGGCGGCCACTACGACCGTTGTTAGAGGTAATTTCTtccatttgttttctttgtatttgttTCTTTGCTGTTGTTGTTCTTGCACCTGTTCAtctatataataataataataatagactCGCAGCAGAAACTTGCTAAGTCTGACCCTGGCCTGCAACTGCTTCCTCCTTGGCTCCATTAAGGGTTCATATTCTCTAATGACAGCAGGTTACGTACTCATATCGTCAGGCCAAAAGTGGACAAGCTGCACTTTTTAATTGAAGTGAATATTATGATTGCCTCGAACATGCACCATTTGTTATTTGCAGTTGTTAAAGGAGTTTCTCCActtctaattaaaaatattatagtaTAACAATCTCAAATCTTCGATTCATCCtatattctttaaatattttaatataaatctTAAACTCCACATCCTCCCacccgccaaaaaaaaaaaaaaaaaatcctaataataAAGCTagcattttgaaaatgttgCATTAAAGGAAATCCAAATACTAGTGTTTAAAGCAAATTCTTTAAAGGAAGCTTAATTCGATCTatcatattttcttacaatGAATGAAGATTTTACTAAAACAAAACTGCAAAATTAAGCAGATAGATTGTTAACATTGACAAATTAGCTTTACTTATAAATGAGATTATAGGTGAGGGAAAAGACATTAGTTTGAGTCTGTACGAGGGGACAAAAGTCATGCTCATTAAACGATATGCTCATGATAGGTTTTTAGTGGGGGTGGCTCAACCTGTCTCAAAGAAACGCCGCCTGTGAATATTCTTCGCAATATTAGAAGTCCATCCTGATTTATTCTTGTTGGTAATAAATTATGGGAGTTCCACCCAATTACTTTTCC
It contains:
- the LOC132188524 gene encoding L-type lectin-domain containing receptor kinase S.4-like — protein: MAAERLIPLWVFFLFLYPVKSDLNDGGLLLSGFSDGFITSAARNNMSLNGVAAFENNGVLRLTNGSLQAVGHAFYSYPIQFKNSSGGVMSFSTAFAFAIITEHGARGEGLAFTISPTKELPGAAPGPYLGLFNASDDGNFSNHILAIELDTFKDPELNDLDDNHVGVDINSVVSNKSVRAVQFMGSDTRKADLDLNSGRVIQAWVEYNSQTNQLDVKVSADSARPRSVLLSYNVNLSDILQESMYIGFSASTGSDASSHYILGWSFNVNGDANNLYLDKLPQLPTGSTKKNHTGLIVGVSVSGALAVILGIALTFYIVRRKKKADVVEAWEHDIGPHRYPYKELKKATGGFKDKELIGSGGFGRVYRGTLPNSDTQVAVKRISHDSKQGLQEFVSEVASIGRLRHRNLVQLVGWCRRQGDLLLVYEFMPNGSLDKYLFDDQPNRILSWEQRFRIIKGVASGLLYLHEEWEQTVVHRDIKAGNVLLDSEFNGRLSDFGLAKLYEHGSNANTTRVVGTLGYLAPELSRTGKPTTSSDVYAFGALLLEVVCGRRPVDPKAPPENLMLVDWVWEKWRVGEILDVVDPRMEGKFDQVEAVLVFKLGLMCSNDSPEARPTMRQVVRYLERELEMQEQVAEPYRKTSGAAEDYLQFYPNTSASHYDAEAGLSSPFSSLSTTRSGEGR